Proteins encoded together in one Terriglobus saanensis SP1PR4 window:
- a CDS encoding cytochrome c maturation protein CcmE codes for MKNQRQIIRFVIAAVIIVGTVTYLAITGANAGKSYYCTIAEMHGMGDKAYSRSLRVAGNVKPGSIHRFGPRADFILLEQGKELPVNYMGSEPPPDTFKDDAQALAMGHLGRDGVFHANQLQAKCASKYAPVDPKKQADKPATTAAVIVTPTR; via the coding sequence ATGAAGAATCAACGCCAGATCATCCGGTTCGTGATTGCAGCCGTCATCATAGTAGGAACGGTCACGTACCTCGCCATAACCGGCGCGAATGCGGGCAAAAGCTACTACTGCACCATTGCGGAGATGCACGGGATGGGCGACAAGGCCTACTCTCGCAGCCTGCGCGTCGCGGGCAACGTCAAACCGGGCTCGATTCACCGCTTCGGTCCGCGCGCCGACTTCATCCTTCTGGAGCAGGGCAAAGAGCTTCCCGTAAATTACATGGGCTCAGAACCGCCACCCGACACATTCAAGGACGATGCCCAGGCCCTCGCCATGGGCCATCTCGGCCGCGACGGTGTCTTTCATGCGAACCAGCTACAGGCGAAGTGCGCGAGCAAGTACGCTCCGGTCGACCCAAAGAAGCAGGCAGACAAGCCGGCAACCACTGCGGCTGTAATCGTTACTCCGACTCGCTAA
- the thiC gene encoding phosphomethylpyrimidine synthase ThiC, with amino-acid sequence MSEHSNGNGHSTNGSGQYAVPTPRSEWIVKRKEEAARTGDTNMSQMHFARKGLITEEMAFVAHKEKLTGGFIRDEIAIGRMIIPANINHPELEPMAIGVGSLCKINANIGNSAITSNVDEELRKLHTAVHFGADTVMDLSTGGDIPAIRQQILRHSPVPIGTVPLYEALSRVKRVEDLNIDLYLEVIEEQAQQGVDYFTIHAGVLIQYVPMVSKRITGIVSRGGAILAQWMTSNHKQNFLYENFDRITKLMAKYDVSYSLGDGLRPGCLADASDEAQFAELKTLGELTRQAWKDDVQVMIEGPGHIPMDQIKLQVDKEVELCDGAPFYVLGPLVTDIAPGYDHITSAIGAAMIGWHGAAMLCYVTPKEHLGLPNEKDVKDGIIAYKIAAHAADIARHRPGARDRDDAISHARYTFDWDKQFALSLDPETARSMHDETLPDDYYKEAAFCSMCGPKFCSMNWSSKVDEYNEQVHGLKKQDLTQIVTEQMALRN; translated from the coding sequence ATGAGTGAACACAGCAACGGCAACGGTCATTCCACGAACGGTAGCGGACAGTACGCCGTGCCCACGCCGCGCTCGGAGTGGATCGTCAAGCGCAAGGAAGAGGCTGCCCGCACTGGCGATACGAACATGAGCCAGATGCACTTTGCACGCAAGGGCTTGATTACCGAAGAGATGGCCTTCGTGGCCCATAAAGAAAAGCTGACTGGCGGGTTTATCCGCGACGAGATCGCGATTGGCCGAATGATTATTCCTGCGAACATCAATCACCCGGAGTTGGAGCCTATGGCGATCGGTGTGGGATCGCTCTGCAAGATCAATGCGAACATCGGTAACTCCGCCATCACGTCCAATGTGGACGAAGAGCTTCGCAAGTTGCATACGGCTGTACATTTCGGCGCGGATACGGTCATGGACCTTTCCACGGGTGGCGATATTCCTGCGATCCGTCAACAGATTCTGCGTCACTCGCCGGTTCCGATCGGCACCGTGCCTTTGTACGAGGCGTTGTCCCGCGTGAAGCGCGTCGAAGACCTCAATATCGATCTTTACCTCGAAGTCATTGAAGAGCAGGCGCAGCAGGGTGTGGATTACTTCACGATCCACGCTGGCGTGCTCATTCAGTACGTTCCGATGGTCTCGAAGCGCATCACGGGCATTGTCTCCCGCGGCGGAGCCATCCTGGCCCAGTGGATGACTTCGAATCACAAGCAGAACTTTCTCTACGAAAACTTCGACCGCATCACCAAGCTGATGGCGAAGTACGACGTCAGCTACTCGCTGGGCGATGGCCTGCGTCCCGGCTGCCTTGCAGACGCCTCTGACGAAGCGCAGTTTGCCGAGTTGAAGACGCTGGGCGAACTGACGCGTCAGGCCTGGAAGGACGATGTGCAGGTCATGATCGAAGGGCCTGGACACATTCCGATGGACCAGATCAAGCTGCAGGTGGATAAAGAAGTGGAACTCTGCGATGGCGCACCGTTCTATGTTCTTGGACCTCTGGTCACGGACATCGCTCCTGGTTATGACCACATCACCTCTGCGATCGGTGCTGCCATGATCGGTTGGCACGGCGCTGCCATGCTCTGCTACGTCACACCGAAGGAGCATCTCGGTCTGCCGAACGAGAAGGACGTGAAGGACGGCATCATCGCCTACAAGATTGCCGCCCACGCGGCTGATATCGCCCGTCATCGCCCCGGCGCACGCGATCGTGACGATGCGATCTCGCATGCCCGCTACACCTTCGATTGGGACAAGCAGTTTGCGTTGTCGCTCGATCCTGAAACGGCGCGCAGCATGCACGACGAGACGCTTCCGGACGACTACTACAAAGAGGCGGCGTTCTGCTCCATGTGCGGACCGAAGTTCTGCTCCATGAACTGGTCGAGCAAGGTGGATGAGTACAACGAGCAGGTCCATGGTTTGAAGAAGCAGGACCTGACGCAGATCGTGACCGAGCAGATGGCACTGAGAAACTAA
- a CDS encoding M28 family metallopeptidase encodes MSRLFRVPARVISALCVVSILYSTATAQSAPQKVFGYRDFTEQAKLDTAFMAVPDAKLAGTHLKELTKAPHWASSPEDYATAEYVAAKFKAAGLETEIVPYRVYLNKPKKIVLEARDADGKVVMTGPTKEHVDPSKDGGDLFQDDLRVLPAFNGSSPSGDITGEVVYANYGTLADFKTLRDMGVDLKGKIALVRYGQNFRGVKVYIAQKLGMAGVLIYSDPADDGYVRGDMYPKGPYRPESGVQRGSVQFIAKYTGDPMTPGVASTMSLPESKRLAPDKLTEDNPSIPSNPISYHDALPILQRLGGPASPRNWQGGLPFTYHLGSTATAGTSPAVKVHMHLEQDYAIRTIWDVIGKIRGTEDPDAWVVAGNHRDAWVYGAVDPNSGTAAMLETVHGLGELIKQGWKPKRTIVIGSWDAEEEGLVGSTEWTEEHAEELSHAVAYFNTDVGVSGPHFNAEAVPSLKQFVREVTQQVPSPSGGTVYDAWKHDQQTNEDNRARTRATAQGVAGGEVRIGNLGSGSDYTPFFQHVGVPATDFGSGGNYGVYHSVFDNYNWFIKFADPTFVYEQQQARVLGLEILHMADADVLPYDYRLYGQEVVSYINGVAKDATAAGIILDTTALLKAAERFRNAGEAVYARQNDLPTGSTGAFNASLRKAEEMLLNPVGLPERAWFKHTIYAPGEFTGYAAVVIPGITEALDGGLGKPNATLAQDQAQILTDALNRSALVLEAITR; translated from the coding sequence GTGTCTCGACTTTTTCGTGTGCCAGCTCGCGTAATCTCCGCATTGTGTGTCGTCTCGATTCTCTACTCCACCGCAACCGCGCAAAGCGCCCCGCAAAAGGTCTTCGGCTATCGGGACTTTACGGAGCAGGCAAAGCTGGACACCGCCTTCATGGCCGTACCGGACGCGAAGCTGGCTGGGACGCACCTTAAGGAGTTGACCAAGGCTCCCCACTGGGCCAGTTCGCCAGAGGATTACGCCACAGCCGAGTACGTCGCGGCAAAGTTCAAAGCTGCGGGCCTGGAGACAGAGATCGTTCCCTACCGGGTCTATTTGAACAAGCCAAAGAAGATCGTCCTTGAGGCGCGTGACGCAGACGGCAAGGTCGTGATGACCGGGCCGACGAAGGAGCATGTTGACCCATCGAAGGACGGTGGTGACCTATTTCAGGACGACCTGCGCGTCCTCCCCGCCTTCAACGGCAGCTCTCCATCCGGAGACATCACCGGAGAGGTCGTCTATGCCAACTACGGCACTCTGGCTGACTTCAAGACGCTGCGCGATATGGGCGTCGACCTCAAAGGGAAGATCGCCCTCGTTCGCTACGGCCAGAACTTCCGGGGCGTCAAGGTGTACATCGCGCAGAAGCTCGGCATGGCGGGCGTTTTGATCTACTCCGATCCGGCGGACGACGGGTACGTTCGGGGCGATATGTACCCAAAAGGACCCTACCGGCCCGAGAGTGGCGTGCAGCGCGGGAGCGTGCAGTTCATCGCGAAGTACACGGGCGACCCGATGACTCCCGGTGTAGCATCCACGATGTCTCTGCCGGAGAGCAAGCGCCTCGCTCCCGACAAACTCACGGAGGACAATCCCTCGATCCCGTCGAATCCAATCAGTTATCACGACGCCCTCCCCATTCTTCAGCGCCTCGGAGGCCCAGCGTCACCCCGCAACTGGCAGGGCGGGCTTCCCTTCACGTACCACCTTGGATCGACGGCTACCGCTGGGACGTCTCCTGCGGTGAAGGTCCACATGCATCTGGAGCAGGACTATGCCATCCGCACGATCTGGGACGTCATTGGGAAGATTCGCGGTACGGAGGATCCAGACGCATGGGTCGTCGCCGGGAATCATCGTGATGCATGGGTTTATGGGGCGGTCGATCCCAACAGCGGCACCGCTGCCATGCTGGAGACCGTCCACGGCCTGGGCGAGTTGATCAAACAGGGTTGGAAGCCCAAGCGCACGATCGTCATTGGCAGCTGGGACGCTGAGGAAGAGGGCTTGGTCGGATCCACCGAATGGACCGAAGAACACGCCGAAGAGCTATCCCACGCCGTCGCCTACTTCAATACGGATGTCGGCGTCAGCGGGCCGCACTTCAACGCAGAGGCGGTGCCCAGCCTTAAACAGTTCGTTCGGGAAGTGACGCAGCAGGTTCCCAGTCCCTCGGGCGGCACCGTATACGACGCCTGGAAGCACGACCAGCAAACCAATGAGGACAACCGCGCACGCACGCGCGCTACGGCTCAGGGTGTCGCAGGCGGCGAAGTACGCATTGGCAACCTCGGCAGCGGGTCGGACTACACTCCTTTCTTCCAGCACGTCGGCGTACCGGCGACGGACTTCGGTTCAGGCGGAAACTACGGCGTCTACCACTCAGTCTTCGATAACTACAACTGGTTCATCAAGTTCGCGGATCCCACTTTCGTTTACGAACAGCAGCAGGCGCGTGTTCTTGGTCTGGAGATTCTGCACATGGCCGATGCTGATGTGCTGCCCTATGATTACCGCCTCTACGGGCAGGAGGTCGTCTCCTACATTAATGGCGTGGCAAAGGACGCGACGGCGGCAGGTATTATCCTGGACACCACGGCGCTTCTGAAGGCTGCGGAGCGCTTTCGCAATGCGGGCGAGGCGGTCTATGCCCGGCAGAACGATCTTCCCACAGGTTCTACCGGCGCCTTTAACGCTAGCCTGCGCAAGGCGGAGGAGATGCTCCTCAATCCCGTCGGCCTTCCGGAGCGTGCCTGGTTCAAGCACACGATCTATGCGCCGGGCGAGTTTACCGGCTACGCCGCCGTCGTAATTCCCGGAATTACCGAGGCTTTGGATGGGGGGCTCGGCAAACCGAACGCCACGCTCGCACAGGATCAGGCGCAAATCCTGACGGATGCACTCAATCGGTCCGCTTTGGTACTGGAGGCCATTACCCGGTAG
- the mscL gene encoding large conductance mechanosensitive channel protein MscL, which produces MLKGFRDFILRGNVMDLAVAVIIGAAFTAIVNSLVEKIINPLLGAFIGKPNFGFLIAHVHGGEVRYGDFLTAIINFILMASVVYFLLVLPTQYLLKKFNPPAPPSTKTCPECKSDIPLDAKRCKFCAQPVAV; this is translated from the coding sequence ATGCTGAAAGGTTTTAGAGATTTCATCCTGCGCGGCAATGTGATGGACCTCGCAGTTGCAGTCATCATCGGTGCGGCGTTTACCGCCATTGTGAACTCGCTTGTGGAAAAGATTATTAACCCGCTTCTCGGCGCGTTTATCGGCAAGCCCAACTTTGGCTTCCTCATCGCCCATGTACACGGAGGCGAAGTCCGTTATGGCGATTTCCTTACGGCCATCATCAATTTCATCCTGATGGCGAGCGTCGTCTACTTCCTCCTTGTTCTCCCTACCCAATATCTCTTGAAGAAGTTCAATCCGCCTGCGCCACCCTCCACCAAGACCTGCCCTGAGTGCAAGAGCGACATCCCACTCGATGCGAAACGTTGCAAGTTCTGCGCGCAGCCGGTCGCTGTCTAA
- the mtnA gene encoding S-methyl-5-thioribose-1-phosphate isomerase, whose product MIPTLEWTKDGVRFLDQTKLPLEEIYVTATSYDDIATIIRDMIVRGAPAIGVSAAMGVALGVERSKATDIDSLTKEVEVMCDVLAKTRPTAVNLFWAIERMRAKYYALASQPDATIAKIQASLIDEAKTMYNEDIAACKRMGAFGAELLPKSGTVLTHCNAGALATCGYGTALGVIRAAVERGAKIDVFADETRPYLQGARLTAWELLHDGIPTTVLCDNMSGSLMRAGRIQAVIVGADRIAANGDVANKIGTYSVAVLAKEHGIPFFVAAPWSTIDLATATGDGIPIEQRDAREVTHSNGKQMTPDGCGIENPAFDVTPAKYVTAIITEKGVLRSPYADSMRAMMEEAETAKA is encoded by the coding sequence ATGATTCCTACACTTGAGTGGACCAAAGATGGCGTGCGCTTCCTCGATCAGACGAAGCTCCCGCTCGAAGAAATCTACGTAACCGCGACCAGCTATGACGATATCGCTACGATCATTCGCGACATGATCGTTCGTGGTGCTCCCGCCATCGGTGTCAGCGCCGCCATGGGCGTCGCTCTCGGTGTGGAGCGCTCCAAAGCAACCGACATCGACAGCCTCACCAAGGAAGTCGAAGTGATGTGTGACGTGCTCGCGAAGACGCGTCCCACCGCGGTCAATCTCTTCTGGGCGATCGAGCGCATGCGTGCGAAGTACTACGCCCTGGCCTCGCAGCCGGACGCGACCATCGCGAAGATTCAGGCCTCCCTCATTGACGAAGCGAAGACCATGTACAACGAAGACATCGCTGCCTGTAAGAGAATGGGGGCCTTCGGCGCGGAGCTTCTTCCGAAGTCCGGCACGGTCCTGACCCACTGCAACGCTGGAGCACTGGCGACCTGCGGCTACGGCACGGCCCTCGGCGTGATTCGCGCCGCGGTAGAACGCGGAGCCAAGATCGACGTCTTCGCCGATGAGACACGTCCCTATCTTCAGGGTGCGCGCCTTACGGCATGGGAGCTCCTGCATGACGGCATTCCCACCACCGTTCTGTGCGACAACATGAGCGGTTCTCTCATGCGCGCTGGCCGTATCCAGGCTGTGATTGTTGGCGCAGATCGCATCGCTGCCAACGGCGACGTCGCCAATAAAATTGGCACCTACTCGGTCGCGGTACTCGCAAAAGAACACGGCATTCCGTTCTTCGTTGCTGCTCCCTGGTCCACCATCGATCTAGCCACAGCGACCGGCGATGGCATTCCCATCGAACAGCGCGATGCTCGCGAGGTCACCCACTCCAACGGCAAGCAGATGACCCCGGACGGCTGCGGTATCGAAAACCCCGCCTTCGACGTAACTCCCGCAAAATACGTCACGGCCATCATCACCGAAAAGGGCGTGCTCCGCTCCCCTTACGCTGACAGCATGCGCGCGATGATGGAAGAAGCAGAAACGGCAAAGGCCTAA
- a CDS encoding PGN_0703 family putative restriction endonuclease gives MASARTLANEINARNHARAASHDHDQTYGSVPSILYRESEGSHGNFFPAAWRAIQKNPAWRSRLEKTYTGSNRIARGSERWRGELECATSSDALLMNIFCTPATLGSIKLRALLNLSTNDQPDFGWRSRTPLQDDYDDRTEIDMRLGDLLIEAKLCEGDFQTGRADLMARYPLFEETFDTEVLPRKQKNFLSYQLLRGVMAAVEHDARFCLMCDGRRPDLISRWFNVLSAVRSSSVRCRLQLVTWQEIALCLPHPLQSFLATKYGIGEGDKIESDDSYT, from the coding sequence ATGGCCTCCGCCCGCACTCTGGCAAACGAGATCAACGCACGCAATCACGCACGCGCGGCGTCGCATGATCACGACCAGACCTATGGCTCCGTTCCATCGATCCTCTATCGCGAAAGCGAAGGCTCCCACGGCAACTTCTTCCCTGCGGCGTGGCGCGCAATCCAGAAGAATCCGGCGTGGCGCAGCCGTCTTGAAAAGACCTATACCGGCTCAAACCGCATCGCGCGTGGCAGCGAGCGCTGGCGTGGCGAGCTGGAATGTGCGACCAGCAGCGACGCGCTCCTGATGAACATCTTCTGCACGCCTGCCACTCTGGGATCAATAAAACTCCGCGCTCTTCTGAACCTGAGCACCAACGACCAACCAGACTTCGGCTGGCGCAGCCGAACTCCTCTACAGGACGACTACGACGACCGCACCGAGATCGACATGCGGTTGGGTGATCTGCTGATCGAAGCCAAGCTCTGCGAAGGCGACTTTCAGACCGGTCGTGCCGACCTCATGGCCCGTTATCCGCTCTTCGAAGAAACCTTCGACACCGAAGTTCTACCGCGAAAGCAGAAGAACTTCCTCTCCTACCAACTTCTCCGCGGGGTGATGGCGGCGGTGGAGCATGACGCTCGCTTCTGCCTGATGTGCGACGGGCGCAGGCCTGACCTCATCTCCAGATGGTTCAACGTACTCTCCGCCGTGCGCTCCAGCAGTGTCCGTTGCCGCCTTCAACTGGTCACGTGGCAGGAAATAGCGCTGTGCCTGCCACATCCACTGCAAAGCTTCCTCGCGACCAAGTATGGGATCGGCGAAGGCGATAAAATAGAGAGCGATGATTCCTACACTTGA
- the pyrE gene encoding orotate phosphoribosyltransferase, which translates to MLMHDERKALLELIAAKSFRLGDFTLASGKKSDYYIDCRITTLDAEGGRLSGLILADLIRTYAPEAEGVGGLTMGADPLVSNTASATAWWHLSHPQSPLVHGFLVRKQEKTHGTGRRVEGFVKENAPVVIVDDVCTTGGSTVTAIEAAKAAGMNVVAVMCLVDRQQGGRETIEAAAPGAKFVNVFTAEDVRAIKLSQAKSA; encoded by the coding sequence ATGCTCATGCATGATGAACGCAAAGCTCTCCTCGAACTCATCGCAGCCAAAAGCTTTCGTCTTGGCGACTTCACGCTTGCCTCGGGCAAGAAGAGCGACTATTACATCGACTGCCGCATCACCACGCTCGATGCCGAGGGTGGACGCCTCTCAGGACTGATCCTCGCGGACCTAATCCGCACCTACGCGCCGGAAGCAGAAGGCGTCGGCGGCCTGACTATGGGTGCCGATCCGCTCGTCTCCAACACCGCCAGCGCTACCGCGTGGTGGCACCTCTCGCATCCCCAGTCGCCACTCGTCCATGGCTTCCTTGTACGTAAACAGGAGAAGACCCACGGCACCGGACGCCGCGTCGAAGGCTTCGTCAAAGAGAATGCACCTGTGGTCATTGTGGATGACGTCTGTACCACCGGGGGTTCCACAGTTACGGCCATCGAAGCGGCAAAGGCTGCGGGCATGAACGTGGTCGCGGTGATGTGCCTTGTCGACCGCCAGCAGGGTGGCCGCGAGACCATCGAAGCCGCAGCGCCGGGCGCAAAGTTTGTGAACGTCTTCACCGCAGAGGATGTTCGCGCGATCAAGCTGAGCCAGGCGAAATCAGCCTAA
- a CDS encoding CPBP family intramembrane glutamic endopeptidase, with translation MSDDWKDSFHDRTEIARTGEVIGGDLVHEALAAEPEPLPEDRRQPHLGYALSLALMAVVFTPLVLGIILGCGIATGALPKDAMRHLLDFPRITVFANLAGTAVTLLAGWAIFQAMWKRPFWSVVQLNPAALEGRAGKLMLTGLAMSLSASAIEHLLTLPKEMPIETFFHARGVLWMLTFYGVIIAPLFEETLFRGMLLPALAMAFDWFRRTPIEPEDLWKHGLSRRAVALSAVLTSIGFASLHANQLGNAWNAVAVLVCVGLGLAWVRLKYDSLAASILVHAAYNGSLFLGMFIATGGYRHLDNLTK, from the coding sequence GTGAGCGACGACTGGAAGGACAGCTTCCACGACCGTACCGAGATCGCCAGAACCGGCGAGGTGATCGGAGGCGATCTCGTCCACGAGGCACTGGCTGCTGAGCCGGAGCCTTTGCCCGAAGATCGCCGTCAGCCGCATCTTGGCTATGCACTCTCGCTTGCGCTCATGGCCGTCGTCTTCACGCCCCTGGTCCTGGGCATAATCCTCGGCTGCGGCATCGCTACGGGCGCTCTTCCCAAAGACGCAATGCGTCACCTCCTCGATTTTCCTCGCATCACCGTCTTCGCGAACCTTGCCGGAACAGCCGTCACACTTCTGGCCGGATGGGCGATCTTTCAAGCGATGTGGAAGCGGCCCTTCTGGTCTGTCGTTCAGCTGAATCCCGCTGCGCTGGAAGGACGTGCAGGCAAACTCATGCTCACCGGCCTGGCGATGAGTCTTTCCGCATCCGCCATCGAGCATCTCCTCACGCTTCCAAAAGAGATGCCCATAGAAACCTTCTTTCACGCCCGTGGCGTTCTCTGGATGTTGACCTTCTATGGCGTCATCATCGCTCCACTCTTTGAAGAGACGCTCTTTCGCGGGATGCTTCTTCCGGCGCTCGCCATGGCCTTCGACTGGTTTCGTCGTACACCGATCGAACCGGAGGACCTGTGGAAGCACGGCCTCTCCCGCCGCGCTGTCGCGCTCAGTGCGGTGCTGACTAGTATCGGATTCGCCAGCCTTCATGCGAACCAGCTCGGCAACGCGTGGAACGCCGTCGCAGTTCTGGTCTGTGTCGGTCTTGGGCTGGCCTGGGTTCGCTTGAAGTACGACTCGCTTGCCGCTTCCATCCTCGTCCACGCCGCGTATAACGGCAGCCTCTTCCTGGGCATGTTTATCGCCACGGGTGGATATCGCCATCTGGATAATCTGACAAAGTAA